From one Neofelis nebulosa isolate mNeoNeb1 chromosome 4, mNeoNeb1.pri, whole genome shotgun sequence genomic stretch:
- the KCTD6 gene encoding BTB/POZ domain-containing protein KCTD6: MDNGDWGYMMTDPVTLNVGGHLYTTSLTTLTRYPDSMLGAMFGGDFPTARDPQGNYFIDRDGPLFRYVLNFLRTSELTLPLDFKEFDLLRKEADFYQIEPLIQCLNDPKPLYPMDTFEEVVELSSTRKLSKYSNPVAVIITQLTITTKVHSLLEGISNYFTKWNKHMMDTRDCQVSFTFGPCDYHQEVSLRVHLMEYITKQGFTIRNTRVHHMSERANENTVEHNWTFCRLARKTDD; the protein is encoded by the exons ATGGATAATGGAGACTGGGGCTATATG atgaCTGACCCAGTCACGTTAAATGTAGGTGGACACTTGTATACAACGTCTCTCACTACATTGACACGTTACCCGGATTCTATGCTTGGAGCTATGTTTGGGGGGGACTTCCCCACAGCTCGGGACCCTCAAGGCAATTACTTCATTGACCGAGACGGACCTCTTTTCCGATATGTCCTCAATTTCTTAAGAACTTCAGAGTTGACCTTACCCCTGGATTTTAAGGAATTTGATCTGCTTCGGAAAGAAGCAGATTTTTATCAGATTGAGCCCCTGATTCAGTGTCTCAATGACCCTAAGCCTTTGTATCCTATGGATACTTTTGAAGAAGTTGTGGAGTTATCTAGTACTCGGAAGCTTTCTAAGTACTCCAATCCAGTAGCTGTCATCATAACTCAATTAACCATCACCACCAAGGTCCATTCCTTACTAGAAGGTATCTCAAACTATTTTACGAAGTGGAATAAGCACATGATGGACACCAGAGATTGCCAGGTTTCCTTTACTTTTGGACCCTGTGATTATCACCAGGAAGTTTCTCTCCGGGTCCATCTGATGGAATACATCACAAAACAAGGTTTCACGATCCGCAACACCCGAGTGCATCACATGAGTGAGCGGGCCAATGAGAACACAGTGGAGCACAACTGGACTTTCTGTCGGCTGGCCCGGAAGACCGATGACTGA